Below is a genomic region from Sebastes umbrosus isolate fSebUmb1 chromosome 20, fSebUmb1.pri, whole genome shotgun sequence.
CTCTAACTGGCTCCACCCCTCTCAAGGAGTAAGTtggttaaccctaaccctaattctttcctccctctccgaGCAGCAAAGAATGTGATAAGATTGGTGTTTCCCTCAGGTTGaatgatgtataaatgtaaaacaatgcAACAAGAAATAGATAAGTCATCTGCCCAGATACTAGAGCCTCTGTAAAACGTCATGCGCTGAACGGCATGGACTACTCCAACCCTTTCCCACTCAGGAATATGGACTGTAACCCTCAGGTTACCATCACCTACATGGACTGTTCGGCCCATTCATGCTCTAAAGACCGGGACCTGCGTCCCACTCTTCAGAACAAAGGGGGACTGTAGGGACCTCACGAGACAAAGAGCCTTGGCCTACATGGGAAACCAGAGACCTGATCACAGCAGGAGACCTAACGGCCCAGTTTTTAAAATGTCGCATCTACAtgtgaaatttcattttgaacccaaacaaggacccccattggatgaggctaacaggaaatgtggggtctTTCCGGTGAAACGCCCACTATTCTCACAGGAGATGTAGGCACGCTCACCTGAATCTCAGCCCTTTCCACTGCGACTCACGTTGCTACAGGAGGTGCCCAACGCTGCGGCGTTCACCTAAAGACCGAGCCACATTTTctgacctcgctggacgagttaagataatgttgtgtccatcagactttgatccacatccctgcagaaggaagactacagcccggcttcaccaaggaagccgaggacaaccgttcttcatcaaaggaaacgagcgcaccgccttttcctccatttctggctgctttcccctccgctgccacacggaggtccAGCCCGCCGTTCATCAGACGTCCAGACCACCATACCTATAGAAGGAAGACCCGGATCCGCGTCCTTCACCAAGGAAGAGACGATCGCCCCGCCGTCttcacatcagctgcttccatccgctgccacacggagagcCAGCCCTGCCGTTCTTCCCCCGCTGACGAGCATCATAACGGCCCGTTATTGTCCGAGCCAGCGCGACGCCGCCGGACCAACTAACGACGATCTACTCCACTATCGCTCCGAAGAAGCGAttcaagtaagaggcttgtgtctgggcagagactagtgagattgtatattccaataagttaataactattgttgatGTGTCCTGAACGTACGGACCGCCGAGTCCgtctgttggttttgtttatttaacttgctttgctctgctttgcttgtttatgttgctttgtttactgttgctgactgtctgattactgtgtgctccttgtgttagctcctgccaaacgtgaagatctgtagctgtagtttattatgaacagaccagtgcacggctgactaacgagcatctgagtaataataacccagctagtacatctctcgcgcggcagttaggattcctgctgctgcggtgtttactgttttgactgtgatactgttttcaggcgctccccgcctttctttcctccacttctaccacacacaaacaaacactttgccgACACGCGGGATCCCCGTCCCGTTCGTACGCAGTCGGTGATTTCCGTGGCGCTTCCGCCACCAGAGCACCTCCTCCCTCGTGACGTAACCACTTCCGTGGTGACGCCGCCTCGGGGTTTcccttgctcctcccacacacgcacacacgtagaTACGCCTCCTCACGTTCCCACCTTACTGATCACGCGGGACTTTCACATCCCGTTTGGGCGTggtctgtaacgttcgagcaaccCCCTCCCTCGCGTGACGTAACTGCTTACGTGGTGACGCCACCGTGAGCGTCCCCTCTTGCTCctcctacactcacacacacatagacacgcctCCTCACATAGGCTCACGCCATTACCTTACAGGACACGTGGGGGTCACACCCCCGTTCGTGCGTgatctgtaacgttcgagcaactcctccctcacgtgacgtagccacttacgtggtgacgtccacttagggcgtcctttgctcctcccacaccacacacacacatagacactcttccttcacacctcaacacatacacatttgcattcacacacacatctctctctcttacacacacatctctctctctcccgcacacacattttcttttgcttttgtgttttgtttaattctagtttagtgcttagagctgcattgtaggacatccatttgtttattaaaagtgttgttaattagtaattactgctgtgataaatattgatttagattaatgttgttagagtgtttattattgattaagattactgtatgtaaataaatggtcttattttaaatagcagttgtctgtgtttattgtgcattcatattgtaataacagctggttatgagagttagtgctcggattcacccttcgctattcacctcctaagtgtaaagtagtgttaaaatactgGCCTTTGGAGGGAATATTTCCCTTTTGAGACTggattaacgttttggttattggtccctgattccagggtggtgccccgttcattattaatgttgattaataattcttattaataataataattctatgaatattatttattaaattagctaataaccaaacctgttccatttgtaaatcccttacatatctatctgtctatctatttacatatctatctatctatcaatctatcaatctatctatcaatctatctatctatctatctatctgtctatctatttacatatcaatctatctatctatctatcaatctatctatcaatctatctatctatcatctatctgtctatctatttacatatctatctatctatctatctatccatctatctatctacatatctatctatctatctatcaatctatctatcaatctatctatcaatctatctatctatcaatctatctatctatctatctatctgtctatctatttacatatcaatctatctatctatctatctatcatctatctgtctatctatttacatatctatctatctatctatctatctatctatctatctatctatctatcaatctatcaatctatctatctatctatcatctatctacagcagtaaaatgcaacatacacattaatgcagcagtaatattaatccataAACATCAGATATAACAGTAAAACCCTGACaatgaacattttactgcacaatgaaaaCCTTTACtttcatactttaagtacatttagctgataatacttaatACATACTTTTACATTACCCTGCTAATGTTGATGAATTACAACATATATCTTCCTCCTCAGCATTCATTGAACTGTAACATGCTCTAAAACAACGTGTACATTGTTTATGAAACACAGCAGGTAAAGTTTTTAGTCGTACTTTGATAAAAAGGTGTTTATTTACCTGAATCAGCCTGCTTTAGTCTGCTTACTCCTCAGCTCATGAGAGTCGCTGTCTGATGACAACACACCACAACATCCTGTCGCGTGCTGCAAGGCTTATGGAAAGGAGACTGGATCACgcgtcatcaatgcgtcatGTCTCCAGGGGTACAGCGCATGCGCAGTGAAATCTTGCCATCACTCGTCGAAATTGAGCCGCAGCTTGGGTCACGCTGCGCATGCGCTGTATCCACCACGACAACACCCGTGTCCCAtcctccttctataggccttggatGTAGCGTTAGCATGAGCGTTAGCTACAGGGCAGATATTCACAGTTTTATCatcctttattttctttaatcaacttcttctgttgttgttttaatacttCTGGAGAAATGAGAAGACGAAGGTTCAGAAACATGAAGAAAACCAGCTAATGAACGAGTTCATGTGGAGATATCTGAAGGTAAAGGTTAAAGTAGCAGATATTCTGTTTATTTACAGTCTCTGATGTTAAACATCAATTATTCACTGCAACATCAGagactgtaaatatatatatataatatatctaatataatgtaatgtagtgtATGTAATATAATGAATAACCAGAGCTGTAGATGCTTTATTATTCACATAACATGGAAGAGGAAACTAAACCTCATCACAACATGTGTGAGGTTAACCTTCATTAACATGATACAAACATAATGTCCTCATGTTTCCTGTAAACAGCTCTGATTTGTTCCCTACATTGTCTCAACTCATCTTTTACATCTTTTACAACTCAcatagacatttatttttttaaataaacaaataaaatgcaagactaaaaattacaacaataacagaataaaatgttaaaaataaataaataaaagtcaattgaaattaaataaattgaaataaaacaaacagcaaggataaaaatgcatataaaaacttaaattaaaGCTTAAATACTAAGGCTATAACATTACTCCAGATCAAAAGCCAGATTGAATAGAGAGGTCTTTAAATTCCTTTTAAAAATACAGAGAGCCATTGCCATTGTTAAATCTGGTTTCTAAATTGTCTCAATTCAGCTTTTACATGCagcccaaagtgcttcacatagaaaaaaaaaatagaaataaacaaataagatgTTTGCAAGACTAAAAATtacaacaataacacaatgaaatgttcattaataaattaaagtgaataaataaacaccaaggataaaaatatatattaataacaatgattaaagctttaaaactaagGCTATAACATAACTCTAAATTAAAAAGATCGGtctttaatttccttttaaaaatacAGAGTCATTCTATTATCCAGAGGCAGTAAGTTCCTCAGTTTAGCGGCATAAAAACAGAAGGTACTTAAATGGGACACATAAGGGACATTTAAAAGACAAGTGGTGCTCCTATCATGCTACTTTTCTCCTGAATTGTCTCCAAACTCATCTCCTACCTCGTCTCCTAACCTGTTCTTATTCACTCTTGTCTCCCTAAGTTGTTTCCTTCTTTGTGTCCCAGCTTGTCTCCTAGTAGGTTACGGTCCCTGTGTCCTCGGCAGCATCATGGTGGACATTGCAGTGAAGAGCGGAGCTGCTTGGACCTGTCACGCTCAAGGACGTCAGTTGGCTGATGTCCTGCGTCCCGTTCACATCGGTAACGAAGAGGAGCTCAGTCAGTCAGAGGAAGACGAGACAAACTGGTGAGAAGCTTCTATTGAAGTGTCTGTGGAAAATGTGGATTCATGTTTTGAACACTTTGCATCTTTGGGTGAGCGTCTCCTTTAACACGTATCTTCCCTCCACAGCGGCGTCCCAGTGCTGCTGGAGCAGACAGAGGACGGGTCTCCGTGTGTCCTGATGCTCCACTGCAGCCCCGGCTCTCCTACCGCCATCAGCCGCCTGCTGGTGGTCAGCGAGGCTCGAACCATGGAGGTGTACGACCAGATGGGAGAATACTGCGGGACAATACGTGGAGAGAAGGACGACAGCGTCCAACCAGacaggtatacacacacacagttatcaCCGCTTGGGTTGcatgttttacatgttttttgagGTAACTGAGGTCTCTTTGACGGCAAAGCTGTAATTGCAGGGGTGTTTTTGAATCTCAGTCAGACATCAGTCAGGATTTGCACTTGTTTTTGAGGTTGAATCATTTGTAGTCATCGCTCTTGTCTTTGCTTGTCGGAACCACAGTAGCCGTTAACTCACAACGTTAGCAGAGACTGGAGAAAACAGTACGTTGCTTCACACACAAGTGAGTTGAAGAGCGGGTTTGATGGGATGTTGAAGCagtgtcttctctctcttttgcccACAGTTCAGACAGAGGGCCTTTCTACAAGAAACAGCTGATCCTCGAGAATCCGTCCTCAGCCTGTGAAGTGAAGGTGAACAGCGTCTTGACGTCTACTAGAGACCCTTGCATCTTCTAAACTTTAGTCCTCACATCTATAAACTGTTGAGACATCTTTTAAGTGCCTTTGACAGTTTATTTGTCCAGTTCCagttatatatttgtttcatctggttctgtctctctgtgatCGGTGTCCTAGCTGCTCTCCCTCGGCGGTAGAAGCAGCGTTTTGGTGTGTCGAGTCATCGTGGGCCTCCAGCCTCTACAACCCTGCGCGGTCCGCGGCCCCGGCATCGACATGCAGCAGGTGCAGTGTCTGGTTGAGGAGATGGGAACGAGCCTCTCTCCGGGAGCCCAGAACCTCATGGAAATGGTGCACTTCCAGCAGAAGGTGGGAGAAAAGGAATTACAATAACAGCGACCTAAATTATAGGACTATGCTGATGGATTATGTTTTAGCTCAGAACCGTCCACTTGCTTGTATTTTACTTCACTCATCATTGCTTTCCAAAGTGTGCCATAAGGTTTTAGGTTGTGTATCAGGCAACCTTTGGTTTCAGTTCATTTCACCTCATTATGAAAATCAACTTGCTGCTTGACACAGCGACTGTGTTTCTCTCCAGAACCAGACCAGCTCTCTGGGCGGCTTCCTGCCTCTCCTGATGGGCGGTGGAGTTTTCTCTGCTCTGGCTCAAGGAGCCGTCAGCAACCAGCCCCAGCCTGCAGACTCCAGGgtatcagtattattattattactaaaatACAAGCAATCTGACATACAACTATTTCACAATTTATAGATCACAAGCTCGGGAAACGATCCAGACAACCAATAAAGACACGGACCAGCACAGTGTAAACAGCTGTAGCCACGGAGTACACTTCAGCTGCAAAAGTTCAGCATCTAGTTCTCCTCCAACACAGTTCACCCATAATTTATTGCTGTATTTCTTGCAAGCATAAATCCTAATGCCAGTGAAATGTGGGTTCAGAAAACAGTTGGTTGCACATACTGCATATCAGATAGAATCATCGAGTCTTGTTTCTTTGTCACTAGCCTCCAGTCGGCTCCATCAGGCCTGCAGGTGAAGCTCCGCTGGCTCAGAACGGAGCGACGTCAGACGGCTCTAGCGCCTCGTCCCCAGACCGGCCGGTCTCTGGTGTCAACGCTAACAATATAAGTAAGGATCATCATTTCTCTCAGGTCAAACAAGAGTGCACAAGGTGTAGACCCAGAAAATAATACTTTACATTTGTGCTGAAACATTTGTTGAAAATCAAAACGAGTCATTTTTTTGATGTTTCATAGATGTAGAGAAGAGAATTTCTTTTGGAAATGGTAATTTGTGATGTATGTGTGTCagcatttctgatattttagaaaaaaaaaagtttctttctTCATGCAATGCTTAGTCTCAGATTTTCATGACCAACCTGAATTTTGAAAATTGATTTGATCTGTGCGACTTGATGGaatcaaaaaagacaaactaCTCAAACAGACTTGGAATGAGAGTGCTCTGAAACGCAGCTCAGGCCTGACAAAGAGTTTGGATCGGCATCAAAATAATCTGTCTCTGCCTCCAGTAGACTGTTTGTCCATCTCGCTGCCTAATGAAGGTCGTTAAACGTGTTTAATAATGTAACCAATGACTTTTTCTTAGTTTTCAAATTCACAATGCTGACCAGTCTGCGATGTGGTTTCCCATGATCTCTAGCGAGCAGTGAGAGCGGAGGCCCGGTGAGCCACGCCCAGCTGGCCGACATGGTGTCACACTTCCTGAAAGGGCCGGGGCCCGGCCAGGCGTCGGGCCCCGGCCCTTCCGGCCCTGAGCTGCTACCCATCCTCCAGAGCCTCTGTGGTCAGGTGACCAAGCTGAGACTGGACGACGCCACGGCGCTGGCAGAGAAGGAGAAGGTGATGAGAAACGGCTCATGGTGGGTGAAGTTTAGTGAGTCCGTCCTGTTAGACGGCGTCTTTcaatacaacacaacacaacacaattcaATGAAGTCACTGTGACTGCTTTTATATGTGTttaacacctgaagccaacactCTGAACCTGAAGATGTAGCTCCATGATGCTGATCTGTGATCAGATAAAGTAGCTCCACCTTGTGGTAGAAAGACTTCACTGCAGACAAACTCAGTCACTAAGGCTACCAAACATGGAAGATAACAATATGTTCAATTATAGATAATAATACGTTACTATTCTTAGTATTActactataatataataccTCTATTATTAGAGTATAATAGTACTGCTAGTAGAGATAGTATTatcctgtaatggtcatttgtTCTTTCTTTATTAGGATCCCCGTTAGCACTAACACATGCATCGActattcttcctggggtccacaaaCATACAGTCAAACACACTTATACACACTATAGCCACATAAACACAACTATGggggacggaacctgccaaaataaataaacaaaaattaataaatgacttgataaataaataaatataaataatagccattaattaattgataaaatgtgccatgaattgatatttctgttgtaatttgcttcttcatttaattatctttgcatttattttgtatttattcatttatttttgcatttatatctttatttatttttgc
It encodes:
- the c20h10orf88 gene encoding ATPase PAAT isoform X2, translating into MVDIAVKSGAAWTCHAQGRQLADVLRPVHIGNEEELSQSEEDETNCVPVLLEQTEDGSPCVLMLHCSPGSPTAISRLLVVSEARTMEVYDQMGEYCGTIRGEKDDSVQPDSSDRGPFYKKQLILENPSSACEVKLLSLGGRSSVLVCRVIVGLQPLQPCAVRGPGIDMQQVQCLVEEMGTSLSPGAQNLMEMVHFQQKNQTSSLGGFLPLLMGGGVFSALAQGAVSNQPQPADSRPPVGSIRPAGEAPLAQNGATSDGSSASSPDRPVSGVNANNITSSESGGPVSHAQLADMVSHFLKGPGPGQASGPGPSGPELLPILQSLCGQVTKLRLDDATALAEKEKVMRNGSWELDAAMERRLEEMERRLKEHVDRRLDALEQKLEKALLSALPHVALNQEGTASTEPSEQTAPTPATH
- the c20h10orf88 gene encoding ATPase PAAT isoform X1; translation: MVDIAVKSGAAWTCHAQGRQLADVLRPVHIGNEEELSQSEEDETNCGVPVLLEQTEDGSPCVLMLHCSPGSPTAISRLLVVSEARTMEVYDQMGEYCGTIRGEKDDSVQPDSSDRGPFYKKQLILENPSSACEVKLLSLGGRSSVLVCRVIVGLQPLQPCAVRGPGIDMQQVQCLVEEMGTSLSPGAQNLMEMVHFQQKNQTSSLGGFLPLLMGGGVFSALAQGAVSNQPQPADSRPPVGSIRPAGEAPLAQNGATSDGSSASSPDRPVSGVNANNITSSESGGPVSHAQLADMVSHFLKGPGPGQASGPGPSGPELLPILQSLCGQVTKLRLDDATALAEKEKVMRNGSWELDAAMERRLEEMERRLKEHVDRRLDALEQKLEKALLSALPHVALNQEGTASTEPSEQTAPTPATH